The genomic window CGGACGTTCAATGTTGAAGCGGTTCCGAAGTTACCCGTCGGATCGGCCTGCTTCACATAGGTATCCTCCAGCACCTCGAATTGCGCCGAGCCCGGGCTCGGCGGAACGGCAGGCTCTTCGCCATATTCAGGGATATCCAGATCCGGAACGACATAGCCGTCATAGGGGGAGGTTTCCGAAGCCGACGGCGCCCCGGAAAGGGTTGAATACGGCGCGTTGTTTCCCTCGACTTCAATCGGCGCCCCCGAAATGTAGCGGTTGGAATCGTATACCTTCCATTCGGAGGGATCCCCGTTGTGGAGGCTGATGCTGGAATATCCATCCGCGCATTCAAATGTATTGGAGGCGATTTTGTTGTTTACCCCCGCGAGGGTGTCCGACATGTAGTAGGAAATCCCGTTGCGGCCAAACGTGGCCTCATCCGTCAGGATCTCAAAGTGGTTACGGTAGACGAGCTGATTATCCAGGCCGTGCGTCAGATCGCTCGCGTAGGAATAGAGCAGCAAGGGCGTGTCGACAAAATAGTTGGCGGCAATCACCCCCGGCCCGGCCGTGTCGCGATGCTTCAGGCCACCGGCCGGCGAGTTGGGATGCCCGCGGAACCAGTTGGCAATGATTTCCACATCCTCCGCCTGGGTGGCGTAGATGATGTGGTCGACATCCATGTTTCCGGCATGCTGCTCCACCCCGCAGGCGACGGGATCCATGTTGAAAATATTATCGATCACGAGCGTGCGCCGGCATTCGTTCAGGCGCATCGCGCCCTTCATGGCCCCCATGCGGTTCGGCAAGCCTTCCTCCGCCTTGAACTGAAGCAGGCGCGCTTCCGGGTTCATCCAGTTCGCATAGCCCTTCCATTCCGTGTCGAGCCAGGTCAGGTTGCCCAGATCTAGGCCGAAAATGTTGCGACGGATGACCATGTCGGTGTTGCTGAAATTCTGGATGCCCTTGATGCCGTTGTCATCCCAGTCCGCTTCCGCGCAGAAGAACAGGCAATCTTCCACGACGCAATTTGCCCCCCGGGAAAGCACCACCGTCTGGAAGCCGTCGGCACCGAGGCCGATGGTGGTTGCAAAGGCGCATTGGCGAACCGTGATATTGTCCTTCTGGTTGCCATTCAGATTGAGGGAGAGGTTCAGGAAAAAAAGATCCTCCACCGCCAGGTTGGCAACCGTGGATCCATTATTATCCGGTTCTCCGATCACCTTTAGAGACGAAGCCTTGAGCAGCGAGATTCCATTTTGATCCCCGAAAAGGCTCACGCCGTTTTTCATGCTGATTTGGCCGGTCACCCAATAGGTGCCGGCCGGGAAATAGACATCTTTCCCCTGCGCGTTCGCCGTCGAGATGACCGCATTGATGGCCGCGGTATCATCGGCCACACCATCGCCAACGGCCGCTCCATCCGTAATTGCATTGAGCGTGTTCGCGGGCTGCTGGGCAAGGCCCAGCATCGGGAGCGCCAGCAAGGCAGCCATGCACCATTGGATTGGAATCTTCATATAACCCTCTATCCGCATAAAATCCGCCGTTTAGGCGGATTATCCGGAACCCCTTCAAACCACACGCATGGCAAGCCCCGCATGCGGAGGCTTGCCAGCGCGAACCCATCACATTTGCTGAACCTTCAGGCGGATAAACTTCGCGGCCTTGTCGGTTGTGGGAACCGCATTGGTCACATAATCCAGCGTCACACCGGTCACATTGGTTCCGGTGATGTCATAGCCGGAGTTCGTCCAGGTACCGTGTACCAGGTTATCGTTCACCTCCACATAATACAGCAGGTTGTCGTCGTCCGAGCGTTGCGGATGGACATAGTTGAGCACCCCTGCGGCCACTTCGATGGTCGATGCGGTTCCGGTGTTGCCGATATCGTTGGGATCGCCGTTGCGGGCATATTCCTCAAGGTTCGACAGGCCGTCGAGATCCGGATCGTCCTCCGCATCCCGGTCGGCCGGGGCCAGCCCGAAGCTGGAAATCCAGCTGCCGAACCCGACGCCTTTCAAACTGCCCAGGAAGGCGATGTTGTCGAGGCGCGTCTGGTTCCCTTCGGCTTCCGCGGTGGTGGACGATTGAATGGAGAAGCGGAAGGTTGCCGATTCCCCATAGGCCAGGCTCATGTCCGCCAGCGGATTGAAGACCACGGTTCCCGCCGAGGGGATGTTGCCGATGGACGCAAACGTCCAGTCAAAGTCGGCCCACGGCAGGATGGTTGTAATGTTGGTGACGCCTTCAACCACATTGGTGACCTCATAGGAAACAAACTCTTCCGGCTCCATGATCACCTGATAGACCAGGCCGCTCGACACCCCGGCCAAATCGCCGGAGATGTATTCCAGTTGGATCTGCCGGGCGGCAATGGAGGCAACCTGATGACGGTAGAGGTCGAAATGGAACCCACTCAGGCCCAGGCTGGAATCGGGCGTCACATTCCCGATCGTCATCTCGGCCACAAGTGGAGTGTCGCCCCGACCGGCCCACGGGCGTGCGGGGCTGTTGGTATCGGCGCTGACCGGATCCTGGAACGAACCCAGGCTGCCATCCAGCGAGCCCTGCGACGTGGCGGAACCATTGCCCAGGCTGATCATCGTCAGGGTAAAGTCCACCCCGCCTTTAACAAACTCGAAATCCTCCCGGACATCATCAACATTATAAGCCAGCACTTCGCTCTTGGGGAACGCCGAAGGAGCTTCGCCAATCAGCACTTCGAAGTCATCCACCCGGAACGAGACGTTGGTTGCATCCACCAGGTCTTCACCTTCCATGAAATATCCGACCGCCTGGATATTCGTGAAATCGACACCGGTTGTATCGAAGAACAAGCCTTTCGCCGATGCCATGCTCGTTGCGCCGGTGGTTGCCGGGCTAAAGGCCGCCCATGCATTTTCAGCAATCGGGAAGCTCAATGCAAAGGTGCCGGCGGCCGTCGCCTTTGCCGAGCTGACAAACCATTGGTCATCGTTCAGCACCGCAAAACGGACTTCGCCGACATCGGCACTGAAGCTGTCGATGTTCATCGAGAGGCTGGTCAGGTTTTCGCCGACACCGATATCATCATAAAAATCCCCGGCCTTCACGTAGACCAGGCTGCTTTGGTAGATATCCGTTGCGTTGGTGGCCGGCTCCGCAGTGAGGATCATGCTTCCCGCCGAAGGGTTCCCCCCTGCGAGTCGCGCGTACCGGAAACCGGTGCTTTCGGCCAG from Pontiella desulfatans includes these protein-coding regions:
- a CDS encoding CBM96 family carbohydrate-binding protein, with the protein product MKIPIQWCMAALLALPMLGLAQQPANTLNAITDGAAVGDGVADDTAAINAVISTANAQGKDVYFPAGTYWVTGQISMKNGVSLFGDQNGISLLKASSLKVIGEPDNNGSTVANLAVEDLFFLNLSLNLNGNQKDNITVRQCAFATTIGLGADGFQTVVLSRGANCVVEDCLFFCAEADWDDNGIKGIQNFSNTDMVIRRNIFGLDLGNLTWLDTEWKGYANWMNPEARLLQFKAEEGLPNRMGAMKGAMRLNECRRTLVIDNIFNMDPVACGVEQHAGNMDVDHIIYATQAEDVEIIANWFRGHPNSPAGGLKHRDTAGPGVIAANYFVDTPLLLYSYASDLTHGLDNQLVYRNHFEILTDEATFGRNGISYYMSDTLAGVNNKIASNTFECADGYSSISLHNGDPSEWKVYDSNRYISGAPIEVEGNNAPYSTLSGAPSASETSPYDGYVVPDLDIPEYGEEPAVPPSPGSAQFEVLEDTYVKQADPTGNFGTASTLNVRKEGTSEINAFLKFMVSGITNGIVSAKVRLYSLHDHTVGIWRVNDVAWSETSMTWDGRPTMDETISTAAALTEQWVELDVSSVVTGNGTYAFGLKTTSANYRNFSSREGAGIPTLLLTFAEGNNDLDGDLIPNGWEEEYFGGATNAMATADADGDGFDNLAEFIAGTNPTNAGSFFAASSTNLSSGFVVEWSAVSNREYGVWHSVSLTNAFTNLASGILFPQNSYTDTLHAIEAGGFYEVDVKLLP